A single Cyclopterus lumpus isolate fCycLum1 chromosome 15, fCycLum1.pri, whole genome shotgun sequence DNA region contains:
- the prr18 gene encoding proline-rich protein 18 — MPFPPISLHQRISSPARELFGKKKAIGVPPHTEHTSKSGGEKGGSDKEKQSTSWTAANLRNLGRRAQQEKRKSSAQKAGAGQETQEKSSWLTIPKPQDSSERVRRSSSMDSARHLNGKEEGKKEIQFTLSLTPEAILVIQKRNLEKQMMAKQQKCCASADFRHKRVFPSKKTHGSTKGCAPVAKVESEEQDITSIVKISLLNDQYKYDDVEYEEEDGDVDETVVRKCKEWLRGVENAAALGKVDKLSALPHLKSC, encoded by the coding sequence ATGCCTTTTCCGCCCATAAGCCTCCACCAGCGGATCTCCTCTCCGGCCAGGGAACTATTCGGGAAAAAGAAAGCCATCGGAGTGCCTCCTCACACCGAGCACACCAGCAAATCCGGCGGAGAGAAAGGGGGGTCCGATAAAGAGAAGCAGTCCACTTCTTGGACGGCGGCGAATTTAAGGAATTTGGGGCGAAGAGCCCAGCAAGAGAAGCGTAAAAGCTCCGCTCAGAAGGCAGGTGCCGGTCAGGAGACCCAGGAAAAGAGCTCCTGGCTGACGATACCAAAACCTCAGGACTCATCCGAGAGAGTCAGGCGCTCCAGCTCCATGGACTCCGCCAGACACCTCAACGgcaaagaggaagggaagaaggagaTTCAGTTTACCCTCAgtctcacacctgaagccattCTTGTCATCCAAAAGCGAAATCTAGAAAAGCAGATGATGGCAAAGCAACAGAAGTGTTGCGCCTCGGCAGACTTCCGCCACAAGCGAGTTTTTCCATCCAAAAAGACGCACGGATCGACCAAGGGCTGCGCTCCTGTCGCCAAAGTGGAAAGCGAGGAGCAGGACATCACCTCCATCGTTAAGATATCTCTGTTGAACGATCAATACAAGTACGATGATGTGGAGTatgaagaagaggatggagaCGTGGACGAGACTGTCGTGAGGAAATGTAAAGAGTGGCTCAGAGGGGTCGAAAATGCCGCTGCTTTGGGAAAAGTTGACAAACTTTCTGCGCTCCCGCACCTTAAAAGCTGCTGA